A genomic region of Nostoc sp. UHCC 0702 contains the following coding sequences:
- a CDS encoding nitrogenase-associated protein: protein MARVIFYEKPGCKNGTRQKVLLTAAGHEVVAYSLLTEPWTVERLRSFFGDRPVAEWFNRSAPKVKSGEVVPENIDAETALLLMLKEPLLIRRPLIEVGDRREVGFDVEKLDAWIGLKPVDESFQEMSENLMSQDLQGCAHGHHNHEHHQKQGGCKH, encoded by the coding sequence ATGGCAAGAGTAATTTTCTATGAAAAACCAGGCTGTAAAAATGGTACCAGGCAAAAAGTATTATTAACAGCTGCGGGACATGAAGTGGTAGCATACAGTCTGTTAACAGAACCTTGGACAGTGGAACGTTTGCGCTCATTTTTTGGCGATCGCCCCGTTGCCGAATGGTTTAATCGTTCTGCCCCAAAGGTAAAATCTGGTGAGGTGGTGCCTGAAAACATCGATGCAGAAACCGCCTTATTGTTAATGCTCAAAGAACCACTGTTAATCCGTCGTCCTTTAATAGAAGTAGGCGATCGCCGCGAAGTCGGCTTTGATGTAGAAAAGCTTGATGCTTGGATTGGCTTAAAACCTGTAGATGAATCCTTCCAAGAAATGAGCGAAAACCTCATGAGCCAGGATTTACAAGGTTGTGCCCACGGTCATCATAATCATGAACACCACCAAAAGCAAGGTGGCTGTAAGCATTAG
- a CDS encoding vanadium-dependent haloperoxidase, which yields MKNSFIINSAFAASLFAFAAIPAAFAQVPNQPDSVPFNPQDTFTNPQFPTVLDDSQIVAPTAPNWAIPQNPVRKFDKFILPPPPSNTSAQTADELRELNELAATRNNPDVVNIITRWNFDPPASNYNYYFDHLVQLYQYSPPLAARCSAMLNEGIYAGLLAAWYNKFTYLRPRPDQVTGYTFQADNPKLPTPYHPSYPSGHSTSAGVFMAVGPACFPEEPVENFVALGREASLARRQGGVHYYSDSVAGEALGYTIGSAVVKAYRDDGSPLGGNTAASVYSRPPSYNSNGTPTTTLAQKKATITVGPQLSSDPSNPGKLRIILVPIRKNGQFSTAPVVKNPPDPLINIPAASTTQLGPVAPTTVNPDGTENNAPATFSDPKPAPGTGNVNDSAPIAPLDQVESAPSSK from the coding sequence ATGAAAAATTCGTTTATTATTAACAGTGCATTTGCTGCATCTCTGTTTGCTTTTGCTGCCATCCCAGCAGCTTTTGCTCAGGTTCCCAATCAGCCTGATAGTGTACCCTTCAACCCGCAAGATACTTTCACGAATCCTCAGTTTCCAACAGTCCTAGACGATTCGCAGATTGTTGCTCCTACTGCTCCCAATTGGGCGATTCCCCAGAATCCCGTGAGAAAATTTGACAAGTTCATCCTTCCCCCACCGCCCTCTAATACCTCTGCCCAAACCGCAGATGAACTAAGAGAATTGAACGAATTGGCAGCTACTCGTAACAATCCCGATGTCGTCAACATTATTACTCGTTGGAATTTTGACCCACCTGCTTCAAACTACAACTACTATTTTGACCATTTAGTTCAACTTTATCAATATAGTCCACCCTTGGCAGCCCGTTGTAGCGCCATGCTTAACGAAGGCATTTATGCTGGACTTCTTGCTGCGTGGTACAACAAATTCACATACCTGCGTCCCCGCCCCGATCAAGTGACTGGTTATACTTTCCAAGCTGATAATCCGAAGCTACCTACACCTTATCACCCGTCTTACCCCTCTGGTCATTCCACCTCCGCTGGCGTATTTATGGCTGTAGGGCCAGCATGTTTTCCTGAAGAACCAGTGGAGAATTTCGTAGCCTTGGGTAGAGAAGCCTCCCTTGCCCGCCGACAAGGAGGTGTACACTATTACTCTGATTCAGTAGCTGGTGAAGCTTTGGGGTATACCATTGGTAGTGCGGTAGTGAAGGCTTATAGAGACGACGGTTCCCCCCTTGGTGGCAATACTGCCGCTTCTGTGTATAGTCGTCCACCATCGTATAATTCTAATGGTACGCCGACTACTACCCTTGCCCAAAAGAAAGCCACCATTACTGTAGGGCCCCAACTGAGTTCAGATCCAAGTAATCCTGGCAAGCTGAGGATCATCTTAGTGCCCATCAGGAAAAACGGACAGTTTTCAACTGCTCCTGTGGTGAAGAATCCACCTGATCCACTGATCAATATTCCAGCAGCTAGTACAACACAACTTGGCCCCGTTGCACCAACAACTGTCAATCCTGATGGAACAGAAAACAACGCTCCAGCTACTTTCTCTGATCCAAAACCAGCCCCTGGTACGGGTAATGTAAATGATTCTGCTCCTATAGCTCCGTTAGATCAGGTAGAATCTGCTCCCTCAAGTAAATAA
- a CDS encoding LLM class flavin-dependent oxidoreductase, which yields MKTGLFCNYDNHHQDYYRAIFEQVALVKEAESLGFEEAWVSEHHFSESNLSPSMLVLMAHLAGLTSNIQLGTAAVLLPFHNPIRVAEDIATLDHLCNGRLLFGVAKGGPFPQQNKHFATPMGESRARMLEAMTLIQKLLYETDVSFNGQFYQCDRLTIYPKPLQQQIPVYVATGGDDGIEFAAKHSFALMGGPPFSLERLKKTLAKYRALNSSGSEKLVLARFFYVGKTYDEAVNEALPFIRKFSDKMKANSAQVMQKSSSGHQPFDRTNICFDEDYLIENSIIGDVVTCRDKIKKFQDELNLGTLALKPSALTLQKNLESLQRYNQEVRNYVQITTASSR from the coding sequence ATGAAAACCGGACTTTTCTGCAATTACGACAATCATCACCAAGATTACTACCGTGCCATTTTTGAACAAGTTGCATTGGTAAAAGAGGCGGAAAGCTTAGGCTTTGAGGAAGCTTGGGTAAGTGAGCATCATTTTAGTGAATCCAATCTGAGTCCATCTATGTTGGTGTTGATGGCGCACTTGGCGGGATTGACTTCAAATATTCAATTAGGCACGGCTGCGGTGTTACTACCTTTCCATAACCCGATTCGGGTAGCGGAAGATATTGCCACGTTGGATCATTTGTGCAATGGACGATTGTTATTTGGGGTTGCCAAAGGGGGGCCATTTCCCCAACAGAATAAGCATTTTGCTACACCAATGGGTGAATCTCGTGCCAGGATGCTAGAGGCAATGACATTGATTCAGAAGCTTTTATATGAAACTGATGTATCATTTAATGGGCAATTTTATCAATGCGATCGCCTGACAATTTACCCAAAACCGTTACAACAACAAATTCCAGTATATGTAGCTACTGGTGGGGATGATGGTATAGAATTTGCTGCCAAACATTCCTTTGCTTTGATGGGGGGGCCACCGTTTTCTTTGGAAAGGTTAAAGAAGACTCTAGCTAAGTATCGAGCCTTAAATTCTAGTGGCTCAGAAAAGTTAGTGTTAGCACGCTTTTTTTATGTGGGTAAAACCTACGATGAGGCAGTGAACGAAGCATTACCTTTCATTCGCAAATTTAGCGATAAAATGAAAGCTAACTCTGCCCAAGTTATGCAGAAAAGTTCTAGTGGTCATCAGCCATTTGACCGTACAAACATTTGTTTCGATGAAGACTATTTGATTGAAAATTCAATCATTGGTGATGTAGTCACTTGTCGAGACAAAATCAAAAAATTCCAAGATGAATTAAATTTAGGTACACTAGCGCTCAAACCCTCAGCTTTGACTCTGCAAAAAAACCTGGAGAGTTTGCAGCGCTATAACCAAGAGGTACGAAATTATGTCCAAATTACCACTGCTTCCTCCCGATGA
- a CDS encoding heme-copper oxidase subunit III translates to MTIATTSEHHEEHHQDLRVWGLLTFLVSESLMFGGFFATYLFFRGSSPVWPPEGTEVELLLPTINTIILVSSSFVIHFGDSAIKKNDVKGMQRWYTVTAIMGAIFLLGQAYEYMTLGYGLTTNVFANCFYLMTGFHGLHVFVGLLLILGVLRRSRRPGHYSATKHIGIEMAEIYWHFVDIIWIVLFTLVYILTLF, encoded by the coding sequence ATGACCATAGCGACTACAAGCGAACATCACGAAGAACATCATCAAGATTTGCGAGTCTGGGGTCTGTTGACATTCCTCGTCTCTGAATCCTTAATGTTTGGTGGATTTTTTGCTACTTATTTGTTCTTTAGAGGTAGCAGCCCAGTTTGGCCACCGGAAGGAACTGAAGTAGAACTATTGTTGCCCACAATTAACACCATCATTCTGGTGTCTAGTAGTTTCGTCATTCACTTTGGTGATTCGGCGATTAAGAAGAATGATGTCAAGGGAATGCAGCGGTGGTATACTGTCACCGCCATTATGGGTGCAATTTTCTTGCTTGGTCAGGCTTATGAGTATATGACCTTGGGATATGGTTTGACAACCAACGTCTTCGCCAACTGCTTTTATCTCATGACTGGGTTCCACGGTTTGCACGTTTTTGTGGGACTGTTATTGATTTTAGGAGTATTGCGGCGATCGCGCCGTCCCGGTCACTATTCTGCCACCAAACACATCGGCATCGAAATGGCAGAAATTTACTGGCACTTCGTAGACATCATTTGGATTGTTTTGTTCACCTTAGTGTACATTCTCACTCTGTTTTAA
- a CDS encoding Uma2 family endonuclease gives MVSPDLKNALPSTDELPCSDDTPVDNEDQNFLPNVLLFLLNSIWANRTDWFFAVDMGLYHTTGVNPRVPVVPDAFLSVGVERKKNGKSRKSYAVWEENDVVPILTLEMVSHTPGGEYDEKMAIYAKLGVLYYVIYNPEYWRRDQHQPFEVYKLVDGSYQLQIGEPYWMSEVGLGIGRYQGTVAGIQQELLACYNQQGDRYLMPEEQAQQERIRAEQERTRAEQLAQYLRSLGIDPDNLPSEQG, from the coding sequence ATGGTATCACCCGATCTCAAAAATGCGTTACCTAGCACTGATGAACTTCCTTGTTCAGACGATACACCAGTGGATAACGAAGACCAAAATTTTTTGCCCAATGTTTTACTATTTTTACTCAACTCCATTTGGGCAAATCGCACAGATTGGTTCTTCGCTGTGGATATGGGACTCTATCATACTACAGGGGTCAATCCCAGAGTTCCGGTAGTACCAGATGCATTTTTGAGTGTGGGAGTAGAACGGAAAAAAAATGGCAAGTCTCGCAAAAGTTATGCGGTTTGGGAAGAAAATGATGTAGTTCCGATACTCACATTAGAAATGGTATCCCACACACCAGGGGGTGAATACGACGAAAAAATGGCAATATACGCCAAACTCGGTGTATTGTACTATGTGATTTATAATCCTGAATATTGGCGACGCGACCAACATCAACCTTTTGAAGTGTATAAATTGGTGGATGGTAGCTATCAATTGCAAATTGGTGAACCCTATTGGATGAGCGAAGTGGGTTTAGGTATTGGGCGATATCAGGGTACAGTTGCAGGCATTCAACAAGAGTTGTTGGCTTGCTATAATCAGCAAGGCGATCGCTATTTGATGCCAGAAGAACAGGCTCAACAAGAACGAATACGCGCTGAACAAGAACGAACACGTGCTGAACAGTTAGCACAGTATTTACGTTCCTTGGGTATAGATCCTGATAATCTACCTAGTGAGCAAGGTTAA
- a CDS encoding cupin, with product MKGRDWLLTEDGQYQACKSVRAWDLLRENYRLYRFLTEVEDVLNDVDDESTRLPEIRMLVRRLIVNSYWVRSQYLEPSAKTGTSVLLLYDELGFPLTVQTVTFAPGTLSTIHNHGTWGVVAVLKGQEKNTFWRRDRSPESEDKIEPTGEIILSPGDIISFTPGAIHSVQAVGDEPTVTFNVYGETDPKERFEFDPVKHSAKKF from the coding sequence ATGAAAGGTAGGGATTGGCTACTAACTGAAGACGGTCAGTATCAAGCTTGTAAATCTGTAAGAGCGTGGGATTTATTAAGAGAGAATTATCGTCTTTATCGGTTTCTCACTGAAGTAGAAGATGTTCTTAATGATGTAGACGATGAATCGACTCGTCTCCCAGAAATTCGGATGCTGGTAAGACGCTTGATTGTGAATTCCTACTGGGTAAGAAGTCAATATTTAGAACCTTCTGCCAAAACGGGAACCTCTGTTTTACTCCTATACGATGAATTGGGTTTTCCGCTGACAGTGCAAACAGTCACATTTGCACCAGGAACCCTATCAACGATTCATAATCATGGGACTTGGGGAGTAGTAGCGGTGTTAAAAGGTCAGGAAAAAAACACTTTTTGGCGACGCGATCGCAGCCCCGAATCTGAAGACAAAATTGAACCGACGGGTGAAATAATTCTCTCTCCTGGAGATATTATTAGTTTCACTCCTGGTGCAATTCATAGCGTGCAAGCAGTCGGTGACGAACCAACTGTAACTTTTAACGTTTATGGGGAAACTGATCCGAAAGAAAGATTCGAGTTTGACCCAGTTAAACACAGTGCTAAAAAGTTTTAA
- the cysK gene encoding cysteine synthase A — protein MRIAQDVTELIGKTPLVQLNKIPQAEGVGARIVVKLEGMNPAASVKDRIGLSMVLSAEAEGLIEPGKTILVEPTSGNTGIALAMVAAARGYQLILTMPETMSQERRAMLRAYGATLQLTPGTEGMRGAIRKAEEIVASTPNALMLQQFRNPANPKIHRETTAEEIWADTDGEVDIVIAGVGTGGTITGVAEVLKNRKQSIQAIAVEPSNSPVLSGGEAGPHKIQGIGAGFVPDVLRLELVDEVIRVSDEQAMAYGRRLAKEEGLLSGISSGAALCAALQVGKRPENAHKLIVMIQPSFGERYLSTPMFQDLTLETAGVR, from the coding sequence ATGCGGATTGCTCAAGATGTAACAGAACTTATTGGAAAAACTCCTTTGGTTCAGCTGAATAAGATTCCCCAAGCTGAAGGAGTAGGAGCGAGGATAGTTGTCAAGTTAGAAGGGATGAACCCAGCTGCTTCAGTCAAAGACCGCATTGGCTTAAGTATGGTACTCTCGGCAGAAGCAGAGGGTTTGATAGAACCAGGAAAAACGATTTTAGTCGAGCCAACTTCAGGAAATACGGGTATTGCTCTGGCGATGGTAGCAGCTGCGCGTGGCTACCAGTTGATTTTGACAATGCCGGAGACAATGAGCCAAGAAAGACGAGCTATGCTCCGAGCATATGGAGCAACGCTACAATTGACACCTGGTACTGAAGGAATGCGGGGGGCAATTCGCAAAGCTGAAGAAATTGTCGCTAGTACCCCCAATGCTTTGATGTTGCAACAGTTCCGCAACCCAGCCAATCCTAAAATTCACCGCGAAACCACCGCTGAAGAAATTTGGGCAGATACGGATGGGGAAGTAGATATTGTGATTGCTGGGGTAGGTACTGGTGGTACAATTACAGGTGTTGCAGAAGTCCTGAAGAATCGCAAGCAAAGTATTCAGGCGATCGCAGTTGAACCCAGCAACAGTCCAGTACTATCTGGCGGTGAAGCCGGGCCCCATAAAATTCAAGGTATTGGCGCGGGATTTGTCCCCGATGTTTTGCGCCTAGAATTAGTTGACGAAGTGATTAGAGTCAGCGATGAACAGGCGATGGCTTATGGGCGACGCTTAGCAAAAGAAGAAGGATTATTGTCTGGAATATCCTCCGGTGCTGCTTTGTGTGCGGCACTTCAAGTAGGTAAACGCCCAGAAAATGCCCATAAGTTAATTGTGATGATTCAGCCTTCCTTCGGTGAACGTTACCTCAGCACACCCATGTTTCAGGATTTGACGCTAGAAACTGCTGGTGTTCGCTAA